Genomic DNA from uncultured Erythrobacter sp.:
GCCCAGCAGCATGGGCGAAGGCATCAAGGTGTTCATTTGCGACACCGGCATCGATTCCGATCACCCCGATCTTGTAAAGAACCTGCGCACCGGCAAAAGCTTCGTACCGACCGAAAGCACGACCGAAGACTTCAACGGACACGGCACACATTGTGCGGGCACCGTGGCTGCGGTCGACAACAATATCGGCGTCGTCGGAGTGGCGCCCTATGCCTACCTCTATCCAGTGAAGGTGCTGTCCAGCACGGGTAGCGGCAGCTGGAGCTATCTCATCGCCGGTCTCGACTGGATTATGTCGAAGAAGGGCGCACGCGTTGCCAGCATGAGCCTTGGTGGAGGCGGTGCGCCGCAAGCGCTCGCCGATATGTGCGAGGCCGCTTATGACGACGGCGTCCTGCTCGTGGCTGCTGCCGGCAATAGCGGGAACGGTGTCCAACCGCTTTTCCCAGCACGCTATCCGCATGTGATGGCTGTTTCGGCGATCGACTTTAACGATCAACTGGCGTCGTTCTCGAATACCGGGTCGGAAATCGAGCTCGCCGCTCCCGGTGTTTCGATCCGCTCGACCACGCGCGGCGGCGGATACGGCAATCTGAGCGGCACTTCGATGGCGTGTCCGCATGTCTCAGGTGCGGCAGCGCTGACCTGGGGTTCGCATCGAAGCGTGAACAACAAGCAAGTGCGCTGGTTGCTCAACACCTTTGCGGACAAGATTGGCGATCAGGACCCGAACAAGTTCGGCAATGGCCGCGTCGACTGCAACACGTCGGCGTTCTGGATCGGCACGCCGCAAGAGCATACGCTCTGAAGCACGCCGATGAACTGAACTGAGTCGATTTGGGGGCAGGACATGGAAAACGAGCCACTTGCGGTAACAATCATTCCGTTGGTGGATGCGTTTGAGCGTCCTGTCCCCTCTTCGCGCAAGACCCGCGAGACGGTGCCCGCTGGCTATGGCCGGCGCGAGCAGTGTCGCCCTTTCGTCGAAGCAAACGGAGCCGGCCTGACGATCCCATCCCCGTTTGCGTGGGGGTATTGCCTGGAGAAAGATGTTCCAGCAGGCGCACGCGCATTCCGCTCACCTGTATCGGGCGGATGTTCTGCGCGAGTATTCTATGTTCAGGACGATGCAGCAAACCACTTTCGCGGAAATCAGTTTGCGGTGCCTGACAGCGTCACCGCGCGGACCGGACCCATGGCTATTCCGGGGCTGAGCTTCTTCGAAATGTCCGACCAGCAGCAACAGGTGAAGTTGCATCTGCCCTATATCCTGCGCACTGACGAAGGCATGGCGTTGCTGTTTGTCCCGCCGATCAACCGCTCAAGGACCGACGGATTGCAACTGCTTTCCGGTCTTGTCGAGACCGCTTGGTACGCGGATGCTGTCAACATGGTTTTCACCCTGCCGCCAATTGATCAGCCGGTCCATGTGCAGACCGGCGAGCCGCTGGCGCAGGCGATTCCGGTCCCAACTGCAGCGACGCGGACCAAAGTTGACTTGGCGGAAAGCCATCGCAAGCAAGTGCGAGTTACGCTCGATGCCATGGCCGAATGGCGGACGCAGAAAACCGAGGACCGCTCGGCCTACAAACGCCTCGCTAAGTCGCGCTGACGCTCTCTTGAGCCTTATTCAGGAAGCGCCTGCATCTCGCCATCTGGTTCGACGCGCTTGATTGCAGGGTCGTTCGCGAGCGCTTTGAGGCCGTTCGCATCAATCTCTGCCACTATGATCGGCATGCTCTGCATCCGATTCACTATTTTCACGCCTTGCATCGCACTCACATCAGCGGACGAGTTCTCTTCCAAGGTGATAATCACGCGCTGTTTGTATTCGCTGTCCTGCTCGTTCCGCTCGAAAACGGCCGCGAGTTCGGGACTGATTGAGGCAGGCATAGTACCCTCTTTCGTGTCGAGAATTGGGCCCGGGTCAGCCGCATCCGGCGGCTCCACGACAGAGTCGCCATTGCCCAGAGATGCTTCGTCGACGCAGGCAGACACCAAAACTGTGCAACAGGCGATCATAGCCATCCTGCCCGGGCGAAGGTTCCCAATCATTGTCATGGATTGACCATAGCACAATTGGGCAGGTTTGTGTGGCCCAATCCTGCCAAGCGCGCTGCACTAGACGGGCCTTACATCGACTGAGCAGGACAGAAACGTGTTGGGGCCAAAGCTGGTCAGGAAGCTTACGTCGGCTGCATCGCGGCCCACGCCGATCTTCGCGGTCTGAGTGGGGTCGGCCATGCCTGTGGCGTCGATCAAATGCCATGCGCCGCCGTCTTCGTTTTGCGGGTTTTCGAGAAACACTTCGGCGACGGCGTGGAAGTCCTGCGGGGTCACCCCAGGGGCGTAGCATGCGACATAGCGAGCCGGAATGGTGGAAGCCCGCGCGAGCGTAACGAGGACATGCGCGTAGTCGCGGCATATCCCCTGCCGACTGACAAAGCTCTCCGCCGCATCGGTTGAAGCGTTGCTGGAGCCGGGCACATAGCTGAACTTGGTGGCAAGCCACTGGCTGATCGCTTCGATCCGCGCGCCGCCTTCGGTTCCGGCGAACTCCTCATGCACAAAGTTCTGAAACATGTCGGCTTGGCAATATCGGGAATCGAACAGGTACTGGACCGCTTCGCCCGGCATTCGGTGCGGTGCGATGCGTGACAGAGAAGAGATGTCGGTCACAATCCGCCGCGGTTCGATTGTCGCTTGGTATTCGACTTCGATCAGGCCCTCAGCGCGCAGCCAAATCCGTTCGCCGATATCGTCATGAGCACCCACGCGCGCAAAGTGCTCCGTCGCGCTGACGTTCGTTTTCGCCTCAAGCACCGATTGCTCGGGAAGAGCAGCCACTTCGAATTGCAAGAGCGCGTCAGTCGGCTGATCGAGCTGAAAGGCGAAGTGGGTCGAGATAGCGATGGTCATGTGCTGTCCCAACGTCTGCAAACAAGAGAATGGTAGACCCATTGCGCATGGATGACGAGAAAGCCACGCAAATCAGGTTCGATACAGCATTTGAACTTGCGAATTCGGCGAACCAATGTCTGATTGAAAGCGCAAAAGAGTCCACTTGTCGCTGTTGTCGCGCACAGCATAGAACAGCACTTTATCAATCATCAGGGGCGTTGAATTCCATGCATTTTCGAATCCGTTCGAGCAGAGTTCTGGCGATGTCACTTGTTCTAGCAGGCCCTGCGGTGGCGCAGGATGATCACAGCGCAGACGACACACCCGACTTTGCAGCTATGAACGCAGAAGAACTGGTCCAAACACTGCGATCTTCCAAAAACCGGTGGAGGGAAGAGCCGTGCGACTTTGGTGAGCCGCTATTCACGGCGATGTCGAGCAAGATGCCGGACAACCCGAGCGTTCATCGCACTTTGAAATTCTCGCAGATATTCTGCGCCGATGAGCAGGGAGAATACGCGAAGGGCGCAGCATATGTTGCAGAGCTTGAAACGACAGATCCCGAAGTCAACCTCCTAAGTATGGCACTGTATTTCGGTCGACGAAGTGAGGATGCCGATGGTGTGCTAGCACGGTTGCGTAAGCTTGATTTCGACGGCGCTAGCGAACTTGATGAAGAGAGCTTCTGGCCGGTCACCTGGATGATCTATGATGCGGGTAAGGCGGACGAACTGAACGACCTAGCACTCGAATGGTCCCAAACTGGAATATTCGGTGCCTTGAGTCTCAATCTGCAGTCGGGTTTGGCGTTTCGTGCACTAGGATCGGCAGCGCGTCAGGAGCGCGGCGATCTAGCAGGCGGCTTGCTCAACTACATTACCAGCCCGCGAAGCTATGTGAGCCTGCTGACTGATCGAAAATACGAAACAATCTGGCCTCAGATCGAGCAACGCGCTGGCAAGAATCTCTCTTCGACTGGGAAGCGCAATGTTGAATTGACGCTGGCTCGACTGGAGAATTCCCCCTCGGACCGCGATCGGTTCTCTGACGCTGCGCATGCACTGCATTTCAATGGTCAGTTTGAGGACGCGATTGACTTGGCGGATCAATGGCAACGGCGCGAAGAGCGCGGTGTCGCGCTTGAAGAAGGTGATGCATGGGCGCTGAATATTCAGGCCTATGCCTATGACTCGCTTGGACAGACCGCCAAGGCGGATGCAGTGTTCGACAGGCTGGCAGCAGTCGATCCAGACGAGAATGGCTGGGTGGTGAGCTTCGTCATCAACCGCGCATCCCGGTTGGTCGGGCAAGGGCGATGGGAAGAAGGGCTGGCAGCGACCGAACTGGCGCGTTCTGTGGCAGAAGAGAACGGCAACACCTATGCCAAGTTGCTCATCGCGAGAGACCGAGCTTGTGCGCTCTTGAAGCTGGACCGAATGGATGCCGCAATGAGCGAGTTGGAATTCATGCGAGAGAACGTGGATGATGGTGCGAAGATAGTTGTCCAAGGCCTATTGTGCTTCGGTTTCAAAGATGAAGCGGCGAAGATCATGTTGGACATGTTCGCCGACCCAGACAAACGAGTCACAGCAATCGATGCGTTCGAAGTGGGAGATCTCGACCTGTTCTACACGCAATCGCTACTGCCAGATGCCAGCGATCTACTCGCCACATCGCCCGAATTGGCAGCTGAACTGGCGAAGTATATGCGCCCCATGCCGGAGGATCTTATCCCCGCCGCCTCACTGAAACGGGTGAAGCTCGACCTGCCAAGCTGGAACTGACCTGAGCATTTCGACCAGTCCGTTCGCAACGAAGTGGAACGACGGTCACACTTTCCTACTTGGGCCGACCCCGCTACCACTGGTAGCGATTTGGGTTGCACCGGAGAAAGCGTTTGAGTTGGAAAAGTGTCAACTTTGCCATTTGGGCTCAAAATCCTGATAAATCGAGGGAAATAGGCGATATGATTGCCTGACGGGGTGTCAGTTTTGTCAACTTCGTTCGTCGCGTCTGGGCTAGTCTGATGTGATCACGCCGAACAGGTCATGCGCGTCGGCGTCTTCGACGGAGACGGTAACGATGTCTCCAGCGGCCAGTGTTTCGGGAACGTTGCGCAGATACACCGCTCCATCGATTTCCGGCGCATCAGCCTGGGAGCGTCCGGTCGCGCCAATATCGCCGTCTTCGTCGGGTTCGCCGACCTCGTCGATGATCACTGGAATATCCCGCCCGACTTTTGCGGCGAGCTTGGCCGCGCTGATCCGGGCGGTGACTTCCATCAGGCGCTGGTAGCGATCTTCCTTCACCTCTTCGGCGACAGGGTCGGGCAAGTCATTCGCCTTGGCACCTTCGACAGGTTCGAAGCGGAAAGCGCCGACGCGGTCGAGTTGTGCTTCTTCGAGCCAATCGACAAGATATTGGAAGTCTTCTTCGGTTTCTCCGGGAAAGCCGACGACGAAGCTCGAACGCACGGCGATGTCGGGGCAAATGTCGCGCCAGCTCTTGAGCCGGTCGAGCACTTTGGCCTCGTTCGCCGGGCGGCGCATGGATTTCAGAACCTTGGGTGAGGCATGCTGGAACGGGATGTCGAGATACGGTGTCAGCAGGCCCTCCGCCATCAGCGGGATTACCTTGTCGACATGCGGATAGGGGTAGACATAATGCAGTCGCACCCACGGAGGCCTGCCGTCCGGAGTGCGCAGCTGGCCCAGTTCACGCGCCAGATCAGTCATGTGCGCCCGGACCGGCGAGCCTTTCCACATCCGCTCTTCATGCCGGGTATCGACGCCGTAAGCCGATGTATCCTGGCTGATCACCAGCAGCTCTTTCGTGCCAGCTGCGACCAGCTTTTCCGCCTCGCGCAGAACCGCATCAATCCGTCGGCTCGCCAGCTTTCCGCGCAGATCGGGAATGATGCAGAAAGAGCAGGAGTGATTGCAGCCTTCGGAAATTTTCAGATAGCTGTAATGGCGCGGGGTCAGCTTGATGTCAGGCTGCGGGATCAAGTCCACAAACGGTCCCTGCGACGGCGGCGCGTGTTCATGCACCGCTTCAACCACGGCTTCGTATTGGTGCGCTCCGGTGACTGCGAGCACTTGTGGATGCGCCGCGCGGATCGCGTCAGCCTCT
This window encodes:
- the rimO gene encoding 30S ribosomal protein S12 methylthiotransferase RimO: MASTPSSLPDQKRVGMVSLGCPKALVDSERILTRLRADGYAMSPDYEGADVVLVNTCGFLDSAKEESLAAIGEAISENGRVIVTGCMGEEADAIRAAHPQVLAVTGAHQYEAVVEAVHEHAPPSQGPFVDLIPQPDIKLTPRHYSYLKISEGCNHSCSFCIIPDLRGKLASRRIDAVLREAEKLVAAGTKELLVISQDTSAYGVDTRHEERMWKGSPVRAHMTDLARELGQLRTPDGRPPWVRLHYVYPYPHVDKVIPLMAEGLLTPYLDIPFQHASPKVLKSMRRPANEAKVLDRLKSWRDICPDIAVRSSFVVGFPGETEEDFQYLVDWLEEAQLDRVGAFRFEPVEGAKANDLPDPVAEEVKEDRYQRLMEVTARISAAKLAAKVGRDIPVIIDEVGEPDEDGDIGATGRSQADAPEIDGAVYLRNVPETLAAGDIVTVSVEDADAHDLFGVITSD
- a CDS encoding DUF6065 family protein, giving the protein MENEPLAVTIIPLVDAFERPVPSSRKTRETVPAGYGRREQCRPFVEANGAGLTIPSPFAWGYCLEKDVPAGARAFRSPVSGGCSARVFYVQDDAANHFRGNQFAVPDSVTARTGPMAIPGLSFFEMSDQQQQVKLHLPYILRTDEGMALLFVPPINRSRTDGLQLLSGLVETAWYADAVNMVFTLPPIDQPVHVQTGEPLAQAIPVPTAATRTKVDLAESHRKQVRVTLDAMAEWRTQKTEDRSAYKRLAKSR
- a CDS encoding S8 family peptidase, which encodes MAKKSSTARKTMIVTFKKKDKRAKSDDKQSILQNAIGEELNFVTADSVSTQARPVASGQDMMKVGYDVNRYEAPILIANLTDAEVEKLKKDKDIARVEEDGEMFALDGPDALAQSIPPGVSQIKAPDAWPSSMGEGIKVFICDTGIDSDHPDLVKNLRTGKSFVPTESTTEDFNGHGTHCAGTVAAVDNNIGVVGVAPYAYLYPVKVLSSTGSGSWSYLIAGLDWIMSKKGARVASMSLGGGGAPQALADMCEAAYDDGVLLVAAAGNSGNGVQPLFPARYPHVMAVSAIDFNDQLASFSNTGSEIELAAPGVSIRSTTRGGGYGNLSGTSMACPHVSGAAALTWGSHRSVNNKQVRWLLNTFADKIGDQDPNKFGNGRVDCNTSAFWIGTPQEHTL
- a CDS encoding transglutaminase family protein; translated protein: MTIAISTHFAFQLDQPTDALLQFEVAALPEQSVLEAKTNVSATEHFARVGAHDDIGERIWLRAEGLIEVEYQATIEPRRIVTDISSLSRIAPHRMPGEAVQYLFDSRYCQADMFQNFVHEEFAGTEGGARIEAISQWLATKFSYVPGSSNASTDAAESFVSRQGICRDYAHVLVTLARASTIPARYVACYAPGVTPQDFHAVAEVFLENPQNEDGGAWHLIDATGMADPTQTAKIGVGRDAADVSFLTSFGPNTFLSCSVDVRPV